The following coding sequences lie in one Cryptococcus tetragattii IND107 chromosome 7, whole genome shotgun sequence genomic window:
- a CDS encoding mitochondrial 37S ribosomal mS33 domain-containing protein, with the protein MPPNLHNLLSSLRSPIFNTISNPTSARMGTKYLRRRLRGPSVASYYPQLTNPFPKLSLLNKNIPENPFAGWDGRKLPSVIKTKKGKVLYENIEWQNEGAMLRKDEVVERGYEEVARRKGLGWLEDPIEQKRIVRVAKKKRFGKGPPKKGQGRRSQMKKK; encoded by the exons ATGCCGCCCAATCTCCacaacctcctctcctcgctcCGCTCACCCATATtcaacaccatctccaacccCACTTCCGCCCGTATGGGCACAAAATACCTCAGACGACGTCTTCGAGGTCCTTCCGTCGCTTCCTATTATCCCCAGCTCACAAACCCATTCCCCAaactctctcttctcaacaagaaTATCCCGGAAAATCCTTTTGCTGGATGGGACGGCAGAAAGCTCCCATCAGTGATTAAGAccaagaagggcaaggtgTTGTATGAGAACATTGAATGGCAGAATGAAGGAGcgatgttgaggaaggacgAGGTCGTGGAGCGTGGATATGAAGAAgtggcgaggaggaagggtcTGGGATGGCTCGAGGATCCCATAGAGCAGAAGAGAATAGTGAGGGttgcgaagaagaagcgattTGGCAAGGGTCCTCccaagaagg gacaaggaaggagatcacagatgaagaagaagtag